One window of Longimicrobiaceae bacterium genomic DNA carries:
- a CDS encoding cupredoxin domain-containing protein: MDTAEIVVLVGGIAAIAAVLWYFFGAREGVAATETAGGVQEVDVTVKGGYSPDTVVVRAGRPVRLRFHREESASCSDQVVFADFGIARDLPAFQTTAVEFTPKEAGEFAFTCGMRMLRGKLIVQPA; this comes from the coding sequence GTGGACACGGCCGAGATCGTGGTGCTCGTGGGCGGCATCGCCGCCATCGCCGCGGTGCTGTGGTACTTCTTCGGCGCGCGGGAGGGTGTGGCCGCGACGGAGACGGCGGGCGGGGTGCAGGAGGTGGACGTGACGGTGAAGGGCGGCTACTCGCCGGACACGGTGGTCGTGCGCGCCGGCCGCCCGGTGCGCCTGCGCTTCCACCGCGAGGAGAGCGCGTCGTGCAGCGACCAGGTGGTGTTCGCGGACTTCGGCATCGCCCGCGACCTGCCGGCCTTCCAGACGACGGCGGTAGAGTTCACCCCGAAGGAGGCGGGCGAGTTCGCCTTCACCTGCGGCATGCGCATGCTCCGCG